In Gossypium hirsutum isolate 1008001.06 chromosome D06, Gossypium_hirsutum_v2.1, whole genome shotgun sequence, one genomic interval encodes:
- the LOC121218655 gene encoding auxin-induced protein AUX22 — translation MGKEGLGLEITELRLGLPGADSDSSHRCNVMIDKNEKKRAFSEISEDDVEEGNRKKTTIKNQVVGWPPVCSYRKKNSFSDKDGSVKASKMYVKVCMDGAPFLRKIDLGMHEGYPHLAKALEKLFGEALRNAESCEFVPIYEDKDGDWMLVGDVPWEMFMESCKRLRIMKRADAKGFGVLTSKEALY, via the exons ATGGGCAAGGAAGGTCTGGGACTCGAAATCACGGAGTTGAGGTTGGGACTCCCTGGTGCCGATAGTGATTCCAGTCACCGTTGCAATGTAATGATcgataaaaatgagaaaaaaagggCTTTTTCAGAGATTTCGGAGGACGACGTCGAGGAGGGAAATAGGAAGAAAACGACAATCAAGAATCAAGTTGTGGGGTGGCCGCCGGTATGTTCATATCGGAAAAAGAATAGTTTTAGTGATAAAGATGGGTCGGTTAAAGCATCAAAGATGTACGTTAAAGTTTGCATGGATGGAGCTCCTTTTCTTCGTAAAATTGATTTAGGCATGCATGAAGGTTACCCTCATCTAGCAAAGGCATTGGAAAAGCTTTTTG GGGAGGCATTAAGGAATGCAGAAAGCTGTGAATTCGTTCCCATTTATGAAGACAAAGATGGAGACTGGATGTTAGTTGGAGATGTTCCCTGGGA GATGTTTATGGAATCATGCAAGAGATTGAGGATCATGAAAAGGGCAGATGCCAAGGGTTTTGGAGTGCTTACATCAAAGGAAGCTCTCTATTGA